ttagtgttttcTCTTGTGCATCATGGAAATGACTCGTTTagtgaaaaaaggaaaagccAATATCGATGGTGCCCTCAAACAAATCGACTTATTGATGCCCGATGAGCTAAAGGAGCCCTTCAAACAAGGCATCATCGCATGCGAGCATTCCGCTGATGGCATCAAGGACATGTGTGAAAAGGCGTTTGCTGGAGCAAAATGTTTCAAAGCGAACAATCCAAAATTCTTCTttccctaaaattttttttttttttttaattaaaaaattgattgaaaattcatgatttttatcgCATGAAGAACACTTTCGTGACAATGACAACCCGGAATCACACATCTATCGAcacatcaattaaattaacttttgatcGACCGCTAGACAAGTTAACAGGAAGAGCGGTAAAGTGCCGTTTCATGTTAGtttctgtttaaaaatcaTGACTTTCCATATTTTTCGTGAACGTGATGATAGCAAAAACACtttatttgaccaaaaatgacGTTACGGTAGGAAAAACGATGGAATATTGTCAAAAGCACATTTAGCGACCATAGCACCGGTTTCGCACGCATCCTTCGGATAAGTGAGATCTTTACAAATGTTGATGCCATCGATAAATTCGCCTCGCATTTCGTCCGGTAACATCGTTTCTGCTGTCTTGATTGCCTTGTCGGCCATAAGTTTGCCTTTTTTCATCACACCCAACATTTCAAGCAGGCAAGACAAGTaacactaaaaatattttcttcgaaaattaccatttttttgtgaaaatcaattaattacctTTCCATCTTTGTAATCGGGTAGCGTTCCATCTCTGATAATGTCTGCTTGTTCGTCGGTCAATTTGAATTTAGGTTGGCAGGTTTGGCGTAAAAGGACTGCTGTTTGATGTAATTGGTTCATTGAAACTccctgaattgaaaaaaaaaatatttaaaattttttttgggacaaatCTTACAAATCTTAATTGGAATCTTACGCaggaaattaattgaacatcgagcaaaagccacaaaaaaacggaaataattaattttgtccggATTtccattgtaatttttttcattttaggaatttttgtgTGACTGAAATCGTTGAAGCAACGCAAAGTCAGATGAATATTGACAATCATGCATAGCAAGCACATCATTTTATATGT
This genomic interval from Culicoides brevitarsis isolate CSIRO-B50_1 unplaced genomic scaffold, AGI_CSIRO_Cbre_v1 contig_5, whole genome shotgun sequence contains the following:
- the LOC134836264 gene encoding general odorant-binding protein 72-like; this encodes MRKKYPIDVIFLLYMSLFIKISNAAMSMEELKKAGETMRMACKAKQPITDEQMKMIQDGNFPEDRTSKCFLLCIMEMTRLVKKGKANIDGALKQIDLLMPDELKEPFKQGIIACEHSADGIKDMCEKAFAGAKCFKANNPKFFFP